A genomic region of Micromonospora sp. NBRC 110009 contains the following coding sequences:
- a CDS encoding ROK family protein, with amino-acid sequence MNRTGQLLSFVRVPTRVEEGPDTVIKRLLKLGHDALAASGHSQTDIAAVGIGCGGPLNPVTGRVQGPPGLPNWDDVPIVELVTGAYDRPAFLENDGTAAVLGEYRFGPWHGVRHMLYLTVSTGVGGGLVLDGRVHRGAAGNGGEFGHVIIDWHGRVCGCGQRGCIEAYASGTSIARRAVEALATGSASSMRDVAVVTAETVSAHAAQGDRLARQIWDETTAALGRAIAVMINVVEPQLVVLGGGVTRAGDALLVPVRRAALAQAMRPAGAAARLELASHGETVGVVGAAASALLHLEEGTHS; translated from the coding sequence ATGAACCGCACCGGGCAACTCCTCTCCTTCGTGCGGGTGCCCACCCGGGTCGAGGAGGGGCCGGACACCGTCATCAAGCGGCTGCTGAAACTCGGTCACGACGCATTGGCGGCGTCCGGGCACAGCCAGACCGACATCGCCGCGGTCGGCATCGGCTGCGGCGGCCCGCTCAACCCGGTGACCGGCCGGGTGCAGGGCCCGCCCGGGCTGCCGAACTGGGACGACGTGCCGATCGTGGAGCTGGTCACCGGCGCCTACGACCGTCCGGCCTTCCTGGAGAACGACGGCACGGCCGCCGTGCTGGGCGAGTACCGCTTCGGGCCCTGGCACGGTGTGCGGCACATGCTCTACCTCACCGTGTCCACCGGCGTGGGCGGCGGCCTCGTCCTGGACGGCCGGGTCCACCGCGGCGCGGCCGGCAACGGCGGCGAGTTCGGCCACGTGATCATCGACTGGCACGGGCGCGTCTGCGGATGCGGCCAGCGCGGCTGCATCGAGGCGTACGCCTCGGGCACCTCGATCGCCCGCCGGGCGGTCGAGGCGCTGGCCACCGGTTCCGCCTCGTCCATGCGCGACGTCGCCGTGGTCACGGCCGAGACCGTGTCGGCGCACGCGGCGCAGGGTGACCGGCTGGCCCGGCAGATCTGGGACGAGACCACGGCCGCGCTGGGGCGCGCCATCGCGGTGATGATCAACGTGGTCGAGCCGCAGCTCGTGGTCCTCGGCGGCGGTGTCACCCGGGCCGGCGACGCCCTGCTGGTGCCGGTCCGCCGCGCCGCCCTCGCGCAGGCCATGCGACCGGCCGGCGCCGCCGCCCGGCTGGAACTTGCCTCGCACGGTGAGACCGTCGGCGTGGTCGGCGCGGCGGCGTCCGCACTTCTCCACCTCGAGGAGGGAACGCACTCGTGA
- a CDS encoding D-sedoheptulose-7-phosphate isomerase — protein sequence MTPDDRSPLVHHVDEHLTVIESVRKLVADVEALGDEICARLSRGGTVYSFGNGGSAADAQHLAGELIGRYCRERRPLPAVALSTDPTVTTCIGNDYSFEAVFARQVSALARPDDVVVAFTTSGRSPNVVAGLRAGRDAGALTVLFTGHPEAGGGPAARHADHVFAVASERTARVQEAHVLLLHLLSEHIDRWAVAPG from the coding sequence GTGACTCCCGACGACCGGTCCCCGCTCGTACACCACGTCGACGAACACCTCACGGTGATCGAGTCCGTCCGCAAGCTCGTGGCCGACGTCGAGGCCCTCGGCGACGAGATCTGCGCCCGCCTGAGCCGGGGCGGCACCGTCTACTCGTTCGGCAACGGGGGTTCCGCGGCGGACGCCCAGCACCTGGCGGGTGAGCTCATCGGGCGGTACTGCCGTGAGCGGCGCCCGCTGCCCGCCGTGGCCCTCTCCACCGACCCGACCGTGACCACCTGCATCGGCAACGACTACTCGTTCGAGGCTGTCTTCGCCCGGCAGGTCTCGGCACTGGCCCGGCCGGACGACGTGGTGGTGGCCTTCACCACCAGCGGCCGGTCCCCCAACGTCGTCGCCGGCCTGCGGGCCGGCCGCGACGCCGGCGCCCTGACCGTCCTGTTCACCGGGCACCCGGAGGCCGGTGGTGGACCGGCCGCGCGGCACGCCGACCACGTCTTCGCGGTCGCGTCCGAACGCACGGCCCGGGTCCAGGAGGCGCACGTCCTGCTCCTGCATCTCCTCAGCGAACACATCGACCGCTGGGCCGTCGCGCCCGGCTGA
- a CDS encoding alpha-mannosidase, with translation MIGNAHIDAVWLWPWQEGYQEVRATFRAALQRIDEYPEFVFTCDSVGYLAWIEEHDPDLFAALREQVRAGRFEIVGGWWVEPDCNIPGGEGFVRHGLYSQRYLAEKFGRMASVGCNVDPFGQNAVIPQLLAKSGMDSYVFMRPQPQEAALPGPTFWWQAADGSRVLAYRIPHEYCSPGGHLGVHVGKALAQLPHTTDPLMCFYGVGNHGGGPTRANIESIRELDGSDQFPQMLFSTVRAFFDAARATGRDLPEFDGEIQPHAVGCYSAHSGIKKLIRQTEHALQAAEKWAAVASATTGLPPATDQFEHAWRQVLLNHFHDTAAGTALPSAYDDARDQLGEARSIAARLQNQAIQRISRQIDIPDEDQMTPLAVFNPHPWPVRTTVEVEFGSFLGNGGIVAEDDAQNRIPVQSARSTTVTGGRRRLVVPVELPPLGYRLYRMYPDHRTAPGAAVERDTVLENDHLRVVVDPATGWLSSLVDKATDAELISGDAARSGHAVVLNDPTDTWGHGVISYRDVIGAFTPMSVRRIETGPVRQVLRVRSAYGASTLTEDFVLAADARHVEVRVTIDWHERLRMLKLRFPTGLTDVTATHAVPYGHVERVADGHETVSHSWVDVTGTLGGRPAGLSVLNDARFGVDVTGGDIGLTALRSPAYAWHTPQPLPAADDDYEVMDQGVQRFTYRLLPHAGDWRAAGTVRAAAELDQPPVALLESCHDGPLPQQRCFAAVTDADNVVVTVVKQAEEQTGDYVVRGYETAGAAANATIDLPFLGRTITAEFGPHEIKTLLVPRDPARPPVEADLLERPTAAGAGPDEPDGERE, from the coding sequence ATGATCGGCAACGCCCACATCGACGCGGTGTGGTTGTGGCCGTGGCAGGAGGGTTACCAGGAGGTGCGGGCGACGTTCCGCGCCGCCCTGCAACGGATCGACGAATATCCGGAGTTCGTCTTCACCTGCGACTCGGTCGGCTACCTGGCCTGGATCGAGGAGCACGATCCCGACCTGTTCGCGGCGCTGCGGGAGCAGGTACGCGCGGGCCGGTTCGAGATCGTCGGCGGTTGGTGGGTCGAGCCGGACTGCAACATCCCCGGCGGCGAGGGATTCGTCCGCCACGGGCTGTACTCCCAGCGGTACCTGGCCGAGAAGTTCGGGCGGATGGCTTCGGTCGGCTGCAACGTCGACCCGTTCGGGCAGAACGCCGTGATCCCGCAGTTGCTGGCGAAGTCCGGCATGGACAGCTACGTGTTCATGCGGCCGCAGCCGCAGGAGGCCGCGCTGCCCGGGCCGACGTTCTGGTGGCAGGCGGCGGACGGCTCCCGGGTGCTGGCCTACCGGATCCCGCACGAGTACTGCAGCCCCGGGGGGCATCTGGGTGTGCACGTCGGCAAGGCGCTGGCCCAGCTGCCGCACACCACCGACCCGCTGATGTGCTTCTACGGCGTCGGCAACCACGGCGGCGGTCCGACCCGGGCGAACATCGAGAGCATCCGGGAGCTGGACGGCAGTGACCAGTTCCCGCAGATGCTCTTCTCCACGGTGCGGGCGTTCTTCGACGCGGCCCGCGCCACCGGACGGGACCTGCCCGAATTCGACGGCGAGATCCAGCCGCACGCGGTGGGCTGCTACTCCGCGCACTCCGGGATCAAGAAGCTGATCCGGCAGACCGAACACGCGCTGCAGGCCGCCGAGAAGTGGGCCGCGGTCGCCAGCGCGACGACCGGCCTGCCGCCCGCGACCGACCAGTTCGAACACGCCTGGCGGCAGGTCCTGCTCAACCACTTCCACGACACCGCGGCCGGCACCGCACTGCCCAGCGCGTACGACGACGCGCGCGACCAGCTCGGTGAGGCGCGGTCGATCGCGGCCCGCCTGCAGAACCAGGCGATCCAGCGCATCAGCCGCCAGATCGACATCCCCGACGAGGACCAGATGACGCCGCTGGCGGTGTTCAACCCGCACCCCTGGCCGGTGCGGACCACCGTCGAGGTCGAATTCGGCAGCTTCCTCGGCAACGGCGGGATCGTGGCCGAGGACGACGCGCAGAACCGCATCCCCGTGCAGTCCGCCCGGTCCACGACGGTGACCGGCGGCCGCCGGCGGCTGGTGGTGCCGGTGGAGCTGCCGCCGCTCGGCTACCGGCTCTACCGCATGTATCCCGATCACCGCACCGCCCCCGGCGCGGCGGTGGAGCGCGACACGGTGCTGGAGAACGACCACCTGCGGGTGGTGGTCGACCCGGCGACCGGGTGGCTGTCGAGCCTCGTGGACAAGGCCACCGACGCGGAGCTGATCAGCGGCGACGCGGCACGCTCGGGGCACGCGGTCGTGCTGAACGACCCGACCGACACCTGGGGCCACGGCGTCATCTCCTACCGGGACGTGATCGGCGCGTTCACCCCGATGTCGGTGCGGCGGATCGAGACCGGCCCGGTCCGGCAGGTGCTCCGGGTCCGCAGCGCCTACGGCGCCTCGACGCTGACCGAGGACTTCGTGCTGGCCGCGGACGCGCGACACGTCGAGGTCAGGGTCACCATCGACTGGCACGAACGCCTCCGGATGCTCAAGCTGCGCTTCCCCACCGGCCTGACCGACGTCACCGCGACCCACGCGGTCCCGTACGGGCACGTCGAGCGCGTCGCCGACGGGCACGAGACGGTCAGCCACTCGTGGGTGGACGTGACCGGCACGCTGGGCGGGCGCCCGGCCGGCCTGTCGGTCCTCAACGACGCCAGGTTCGGTGTCGACGTGACCGGGGGCGACATCGGCCTCACCGCGCTGCGCAGCCCGGCCTACGCCTGGCACACCCCGCAGCCCCTGCCCGCCGCCGACGACGACTACGAGGTCATGGACCAGGGGGTGCAGCGGTTCACCTACCGGCTGCTGCCGCACGCCGGGGACTGGCGGGCCGCCGGGACCGTGCGGGCCGCGGCGGAACTGGACCAGCCGCCGGTCGCCCTGCTGGAGTCGTGCCACGACGGTCCGCTGCCCCAGCAGCGCTGCTTCGCCGCCGTGACCGACGCCGACAACGTGGTCGTCACGGTGGTCAAGCAGGCCGAGGAGCAGACCGGCGACTACGTGGTCCGGGGCTACGAGACTGCGGGTGCGGCGGCGAACGCCACCATCGACCTGCCGTTCCTCGGCCGCACGATCACCGCCGAGTTCGGCCCGCACGAGATCAAGACGTTGCTCGTCCCGCGCGACCCCGCCCGGCCCCCGGTCGAGGCCGACCTGCTGGAGCGGCCGACGGCGGCCGGGGCCGGACCCGACGAGCCGGACGGTGAGCGGGAATGA
- a CDS encoding glycoside hydrolase family 2 protein, with amino-acid sequence MTSVTALTGGWRLRGFLGDDWQLHRAQLHARDGQDDERRWIPARVPGSVLADLLAAGQVPSPYVGTQSLLSEWVPQRTWVYRTRLRTAGLAPTERAFLEFDGIDYSAAVYLDGERIAVHEGTFVPRTVEVTGRLGPGEHTLAVVVDAAPVSQPQVGYTAQVNVHKGRMGYGWDFCPRIVHQGLWGPVRLRTTGPLRLADVWARPTVTDTTGRVTVTVSVDGAATGASAECTLHDPAGATVAKATVPLDGPVTEVALQVDAPLRWELNGRGDAHRYALRVALHDGGGARSDEHQLRLGFRDVRFSRDADAPATALPYRLTVNGRPSDIRGWNWVPADALYGAVDEARLRHLLGLARDAGVTMLRVWGGGLIESSLFYDLCDEFGILVWQEFAQSSSGMRSVPSEEVSFVARMVAEAEQIVPARRNHPSLAIWCGGNELQRADGVPLTDADSPVLAALHDVVARLDPDRQWLPTSPSGPVFGNTLDSVRTSPEQHDVHGPWEHQGLSDHYRLYDSGRGLLLSEFGVEGMSNVRAIESVVPAPQRVLPTAGDPVWDHLGRWWNNEPLVRQAFGDALTDLAALSRASQFLQADGLRYAVEANRRRPESCGVLPWQLNESFPNGWCTAAVDYFGEPKAAYHYVRRAYRPLHVCAALPAPRITDDQFAATVWAWWDTASGPARVTARVVRLDGSQVAEAHWATELVAGRPQPLGEIRCSTAELGGTPFLLDLSVHAGTESRTNRYLLTAGPDFRDLLALPPAGISTRLHTSGATWTLRLRHETGPAGVFLRLLDARPAAEPGWPTWDDNAIDLLPGEERVLHGRWDGVPSEDRRVRLDGWNVPARLITEVG; translated from the coding sequence ATGACGTCGGTGACTGCCCTGACCGGGGGCTGGCGGCTGCGCGGCTTCCTCGGCGACGACTGGCAGCTGCACCGGGCCCAGCTGCACGCCCGCGACGGCCAGGACGACGAGCGGCGGTGGATCCCTGCCCGGGTCCCCGGCAGCGTGCTCGCCGACCTGCTCGCCGCCGGCCAGGTCCCCTCCCCCTACGTGGGCACGCAGAGCCTGCTGTCGGAGTGGGTGCCGCAGCGGACGTGGGTGTACCGGACCCGCCTGCGTACCGCCGGGCTCGCGCCCACCGAGCGGGCGTTCCTCGAATTCGACGGCATCGACTACTCGGCCGCGGTCTACCTGGACGGCGAGCGGATCGCCGTGCACGAGGGCACGTTCGTGCCCCGCACGGTCGAGGTGACCGGGCGACTGGGCCCCGGAGAGCACACCCTCGCCGTGGTCGTCGATGCCGCGCCGGTGAGCCAGCCGCAGGTCGGCTACACCGCCCAGGTGAACGTCCACAAGGGGCGGATGGGCTACGGGTGGGACTTCTGCCCCCGGATCGTGCACCAGGGGTTGTGGGGCCCGGTCCGGCTCCGGACGACCGGACCGCTGCGGCTGGCCGACGTGTGGGCGCGACCCACGGTGACGGACACGACGGGACGCGTCACGGTGACCGTCTCGGTGGACGGCGCGGCGACCGGTGCGAGCGCGGAGTGCACGCTGCACGACCCGGCCGGCGCGACCGTCGCCAAGGCCACGGTGCCGCTGGACGGCCCGGTGACCGAGGTCGCCCTCCAGGTCGACGCGCCGCTGCGCTGGGAGCTCAACGGCCGGGGCGACGCCCACCGGTACGCGTTGCGCGTGGCGCTGCACGACGGCGGCGGAGCACGCAGCGACGAGCACCAGCTGCGGTTGGGCTTCCGGGACGTACGCTTCAGCCGCGACGCCGACGCGCCCGCCACGGCCCTGCCCTACCGGCTGACCGTCAACGGGCGGCCGAGCGACATCAGGGGCTGGAACTGGGTGCCCGCCGACGCCCTCTACGGCGCGGTCGACGAGGCCCGACTGCGCCACCTGCTCGGGCTCGCCCGGGACGCCGGGGTGACGATGCTGCGCGTGTGGGGCGGCGGCCTCATCGAGAGCAGCCTCTTCTACGACCTGTGCGACGAGTTCGGGATCCTGGTCTGGCAGGAGTTCGCCCAGTCCAGTTCCGGCATGCGCAGCGTGCCGAGCGAGGAGGTCAGCTTCGTGGCCCGGATGGTCGCCGAGGCCGAACAGATCGTCCCGGCCCGCCGTAACCATCCCAGCCTGGCCATCTGGTGCGGCGGCAACGAGTTGCAGCGGGCCGACGGGGTACCGCTGACCGACGCGGACTCCCCGGTGCTCGCCGCGCTGCACGACGTCGTCGCGCGCCTCGACCCGGACCGGCAGTGGCTGCCCACCTCCCCGTCGGGGCCGGTGTTCGGCAACACGCTGGACAGCGTACGGACCAGCCCGGAGCAGCACGACGTGCACGGACCCTGGGAACACCAGGGACTGTCCGACCACTACCGGCTCTACGACTCCGGCCGCGGGCTGCTGCTCAGCGAGTTCGGCGTGGAGGGCATGAGCAACGTCCGGGCGATCGAGTCCGTCGTACCGGCCCCGCAGCGCGTCCTGCCCACGGCCGGCGACCCCGTCTGGGACCACCTGGGCCGGTGGTGGAACAACGAACCGCTGGTGCGGCAGGCGTTCGGGGACGCCCTCACCGACCTCGCCGCGCTCTCCCGGGCCAGTCAGTTCCTCCAGGCGGACGGCCTGCGCTACGCCGTCGAGGCCAACCGGCGCCGACCGGAGAGCTGCGGGGTACTGCCCTGGCAGCTCAACGAGTCGTTCCCGAACGGCTGGTGCACCGCCGCCGTCGACTACTTCGGCGAGCCGAAGGCCGCCTACCACTACGTGCGTCGCGCCTACCGGCCGCTGCACGTGTGCGCCGCCCTGCCGGCGCCCCGCATCACCGACGACCAGTTCGCGGCGACCGTGTGGGCGTGGTGGGACACCGCGTCCGGGCCGGCGCGCGTCACCGCCCGGGTGGTACGCCTGGACGGGAGCCAGGTCGCCGAGGCGCACTGGGCGACCGAACTCGTCGCGGGCCGGCCCCAGCCGCTCGGCGAGATCCGGTGCTCCACGGCTGAGCTGGGCGGGACACCGTTCCTGCTGGATCTGTCCGTGCACGCCGGCACCGAGTCGCGGACCAACCGCTACCTGCTCACCGCCGGCCCCGACTTCCGGGACCTGCTCGCCCTGCCGCCGGCCGGCATCTCCACCCGGCTGCACACCAGCGGCGCGACCTGGACGCTGCGGCTGCGCCACGAGACCGGGCCGGCCGGGGTGTTCCTGCGGCTGCTCGACGCCCGCCCCGCGGCCGAGCCCGGCTGGCCGACCTGGGACGACAACGCCATCGACCTGCTGCCCGGCGAGGAGCGGGTCCTGCACGGCCGGTGGGACGGCGTGCCGTCCGAGGACCGGCGCGTCCGGCTCGACGGCTGGAACGTGCCCGCTCGACTGATCACCGAGGTCGGCTGA
- a CDS encoding YyaL domain-containing protein has translation MAATVTDAPLHISGLDPNLFEVAVRRAATASPAGGVTATITATYRGTVPVEARLRVSVGLADADDPYWLIPGLFYGENRPADNHRLYPRFARTVDEPADPGRYVSPAWSFRADRAATPAVFVWGASGGLALAVDERSSLGLTGIGFAHEGDTAQLHADFPYREEPVSYVGSREPAAPLAQTHLWQPGERHVVELCLYRLPADRHAYAPVLRERHARSATEPLRPWVDVAEAADLAAYGLHRWHFRADPAVLLETAAFDREFNDNVRGLGDRAAMHVAWVSGIPYAHALLAHGRRRGEDDQVAAGAAVIDHICANLAPAGTFWGQWTAATGWGQSWTPVPGGLHARTLAEATLFLHRAVRAERAAGVDRAGWLAAVRSNLRVAVRNQRADGNLGSLLHAADGRVLSWAGAAGLTWVAALAEAGDLDPGFLAAARRGGDYYARFVEEEFLHGAPEDVDLAPTSEDGYAAVLAYVALWRATREPRWLALARRAADWMLTFRYSYDVHFDGHTLLAQYGFRSRGADQASPSNQHLHSYGLICLPEMVELAAATGDRHYLDRTRENLACFRQFIARADGDFNAYRGMASERYYQTACFQAKGMLLTLSHAWSVGVLLLGCEAALHLPEVDWQ, from the coding sequence ATGGCGGCCACCGTGACAGACGCTCCGCTGCACATCAGCGGCCTCGACCCGAACCTGTTCGAGGTGGCGGTGCGACGGGCGGCGACGGCTTCGCCCGCCGGGGGCGTGACCGCGACCATCACGGCCACCTACCGGGGCACGGTGCCGGTGGAGGCACGGCTGCGGGTCTCCGTCGGCCTGGCCGACGCCGACGATCCGTACTGGCTCATCCCCGGGCTCTTCTACGGCGAGAACCGCCCCGCGGACAACCATCGGCTCTATCCGCGCTTCGCCCGCACGGTCGACGAGCCCGCCGACCCCGGGCGGTACGTCTCCCCCGCCTGGAGCTTCCGCGCCGACCGCGCGGCCACGCCCGCGGTGTTCGTCTGGGGGGCGTCCGGCGGCCTGGCGCTGGCCGTCGACGAACGCAGCTCGCTGGGCCTGACCGGGATCGGTTTCGCGCACGAGGGCGACACCGCACAGCTGCACGCCGACTTCCCGTACCGGGAGGAGCCGGTCAGCTACGTCGGCAGTCGGGAACCCGCGGCGCCGCTGGCCCAGACGCACCTGTGGCAGCCGGGCGAGCGGCACGTCGTGGAGCTGTGCCTCTACCGGCTGCCCGCCGACCGGCACGCGTACGCGCCGGTGCTGCGGGAGCGGCACGCCCGGTCGGCGACGGAGCCGCTGCGCCCCTGGGTCGACGTGGCGGAGGCGGCGGACCTGGCCGCGTACGGCCTGCACCGCTGGCACTTCCGCGCCGATCCGGCGGTGCTGCTGGAGACCGCGGCGTTCGACCGGGAGTTCAACGACAACGTCCGGGGCCTGGGTGACCGGGCCGCCATGCACGTCGCGTGGGTCAGCGGCATCCCGTACGCCCACGCGCTGCTGGCGCACGGGCGCCGCCGGGGAGAGGACGACCAGGTGGCGGCCGGCGCGGCGGTGATCGACCACATCTGCGCCAACCTCGCTCCGGCCGGGACGTTCTGGGGCCAGTGGACCGCGGCGACGGGTTGGGGCCAGAGCTGGACGCCGGTTCCGGGCGGCCTGCACGCCCGTACCCTCGCCGAGGCGACCCTGTTCCTGCACCGTGCCGTCCGCGCGGAGCGGGCCGCCGGCGTGGACCGCGCGGGCTGGCTGGCGGCGGTGCGGAGCAACCTCCGCGTCGCGGTCCGCAACCAGCGCGCGGACGGCAACCTGGGCAGCCTCCTGCACGCCGCGGACGGCCGGGTGCTGTCCTGGGCCGGCGCCGCCGGGCTGACCTGGGTCGCCGCGCTCGCCGAGGCGGGCGACCTCGACCCGGGCTTCCTGGCGGCCGCACGGCGGGGTGGCGACTACTACGCCCGCTTCGTCGAGGAGGAGTTCCTGCACGGCGCCCCGGAGGACGTCGACCTGGCGCCGACGTCGGAGGACGGCTACGCGGCGGTGCTGGCGTACGTGGCGCTGTGGCGGGCCACCCGCGAGCCGCGCTGGTTGGCGCTCGCCCGCCGGGCCGCGGACTGGATGCTGACCTTCCGCTACAGCTACGACGTGCACTTCGACGGGCACACCCTGCTGGCGCAGTACGGCTTCCGCAGCCGTGGCGCCGACCAGGCCTCCCCCAGCAACCAGCACCTGCACTCGTACGGGCTGATCTGCCTCCCGGAGATGGTCGAGTTGGCCGCCGCCACCGGCGACCGGCACTACCTCGACCGCACCCGGGAGAACCTGGCCTGCTTCCGGCAGTTCATCGCCCGCGCCGACGGCGACTTCAACGCCTACCGGGGCATGGCCAGCGAACGCTACTACCAGACCGCCTGCTTCCAGGCCAAGGGCATGCTGCTCACCCTGTCGCACGCGTGGAGCGTCGGGGTGCTGCTGCTGGGCTGCGAGGCGGCGCTGCACCTGCCGGAGGTGGACTGGCAGTGA
- a CDS encoding GH1 family beta-glucosidase — protein sequence MNTFPAGFLWGAATSAYQVEGAVDDDGRAASIWDTFTAERGMDSGADACDHYHRWPADADLMAQLNLNAYRFSLAWPRIIPGGTGAVNRAGLAHYDRMVDGLLDRGITPLPTLYHWDLPQALQERGGWTDRATADAFAAYTDVCLDLLGDRIDTWLTVNEPWVVSVLGYRLGLHAPGEKDLRTSVLVGHHLLLAHGLATGRIRERHPTARVGIPLSLFPNYPATDDPADVAAAWASEGYTNRWFLDPVLRGNYPADTAELFERLIGPMDWVRPGDLDVIGNRPDLIGVNYYTRRRVTAAAQDELPWRVLPPQEGVPVTDSGWESVPDAFHELLVRLHRDYGVPVLITENGGVWNAEPDADGRVRDTGRVHALREHLRALSRAIDDGAQVLGYLHWSLLDNLEWAEGYAPRFGLVHVDRATQRRTVKDSARYYAAVIAANAVVDATDETEGRS from the coding sequence GTGAACACCTTCCCGGCCGGATTCCTGTGGGGCGCCGCGACCTCCGCGTACCAGGTCGAGGGCGCCGTGGACGACGACGGCCGGGCGGCGTCCATCTGGGACACCTTCACGGCCGAGCGCGGGATGGACTCCGGTGCCGACGCCTGCGACCACTACCACCGCTGGCCCGCCGACGCCGACCTGATGGCGCAGCTCAACCTGAACGCCTACCGGTTCTCGCTGGCCTGGCCGCGCATCATCCCCGGCGGGACCGGCGCGGTGAACCGGGCCGGGCTGGCGCACTACGACCGGATGGTCGACGGTCTGCTCGACCGGGGCATCACGCCGCTGCCGACGCTGTACCACTGGGACCTGCCACAGGCGTTGCAGGAGCGCGGCGGCTGGACCGACCGCGCGACCGCCGACGCCTTCGCCGCCTACACCGACGTCTGCCTCGACCTGCTCGGTGACCGGATCGACACCTGGCTCACGGTCAACGAGCCGTGGGTGGTGTCCGTGCTGGGCTACCGGCTCGGCCTGCACGCCCCCGGCGAGAAGGACCTCCGCACCTCCGTCCTCGTCGGCCACCACCTGTTGTTGGCGCACGGCCTGGCGACCGGCCGGATCCGCGAGCGCCACCCCACCGCCCGGGTCGGCATCCCGCTGAGCCTGTTTCCCAACTACCCCGCCACCGACGACCCGGCCGACGTCGCGGCGGCCTGGGCCTCCGAGGGGTACACGAACCGCTGGTTCCTCGACCCGGTGCTGCGCGGCAACTACCCGGCCGACACGGCCGAGCTGTTCGAGCGGCTGATCGGGCCGATGGACTGGGTACGCCCGGGCGACCTCGACGTCATCGGCAACCGGCCGGACCTCATCGGGGTGAACTACTACACCCGCCGGCGGGTCACCGCCGCCGCGCAGGACGAGCTGCCCTGGCGGGTGCTGCCCCCCCAGGAGGGCGTGCCGGTCACCGACAGCGGCTGGGAGAGCGTTCCCGACGCGTTCCACGAGCTGCTGGTCCGCCTGCACCGCGACTACGGCGTGCCGGTGCTGATCACCGAGAACGGCGGGGTGTGGAACGCCGAACCCGACGCCGACGGGCGGGTGCGGGACACCGGACGGGTGCACGCCCTGCGCGAGCACCTGCGCGCCCTGTCCCGCGCCATCGACGACGGCGCCCAGGTGCTCGGCTACCTGCACTGGTCGCTGCTGGACAACCTGGAGTGGGCCGAGGGGTACGCCCCACGCTTCGGCCTCGTCCACGTCGACCGGGCGACCCAGCGGCGCACCGTCAAGGACAGCGCCCGCTACTACGCGGCGGTCATCGCCGCCAACGCGGTCGTCGACGCGACCGACGAGACGGAGGGACGATCGTGA